A region from the Aegilops tauschii subsp. strangulata cultivar AL8/78 chromosome 5, Aet v6.0, whole genome shotgun sequence genome encodes:
- the LOC109759661 gene encoding uncharacterized protein has protein sequence MESPQKKAGSMDGSEKTPLPHLLPVTVAKKTPRPDVVREVSEWVLVTAGIFVFSFGLAYALVLFHVPCSQSSFFLRCGQLTDAEEAVANALGIGMLCCVALQAAAAVLALRLQCRRRWVRRALAYLALALAIGGHCFYAALARLFLVADPGDLFFRICSTVGIFVCAAGDTISFLALILGREE, from the exons ATGGAGTCCCCGCAAAAGAAGGCTGGATCCATGGACGGCAGCGAGAAGACACCTCTTCCTCATCTGCTGCCGGTGACGGTGGCCAAGAAGACGCCTCGTCCGGATGTTGTCCGAGAGGTCAGCGAGTGGGTGCTCGTGACCGCCGGCATCTTCGTGTTCTCCTTCGGCTTGGCCTACGCACTCGTGCTCTTCCACGTCCCCTGCAGCCAG TCCTCCTTCTTTCTTCGGTGCGGCCAGCTGACGGATGCGGAGGAAGCTGTGGCGAACGCCCTAGGCATCGGGATGCTGTGCTGCGTCGCACTCCAGGCGGCCGCGGCGGTGCTGGCGCTGCGTCTCCAGTGCCGCCGTCGCTGGGTCCGCCGTGCCCTCGCCTACCTCGCGCTCGCGCTCGCCATCGGCGGCCACTGCTTCTACGCCGCGCTAGCCCGCCTCTTCCTCGTCGCCGACCCAGGAGACCTCTTCTTCAGGATCTGCTCAACCGTGGGCATCTTCGTCTGCGCGGCGGGAGACACCATCAGCTTCCTGGCCCTCATCCTCGGCCGCGAGGAGTAG